Below is a window of Sporosarcina ureae DNA.
GCGTGTGGAAGTGATGAAGAGAAGTCAACTGAGAGCACGGATGATACCGCTTACAAATTAGTGAACGAAGGTAAATTCACATTTGCTGCGAGTGGTGTGTATAAACCGTTTAGTTATGAAGAAGACGGAGAACTTACAGGTTTTGATATAGAAATTGGAAACGCACTTGCTGAGAAAATGGGACTTGAAGCAAATCCCGTAACGAATCCTTTTGAAACTATTTTACAAGGTTTAGTTGGCAATAAGTTTGATGCAATTATCGGTTCAATGGCGTATACAAAAGAACGCGCGGAGCAAGCAGACTTCACGGAGCCTTACTATTATTCAGGTGGAATGATTTTCGTAGCAAAAGATAATGACGAAATTACATCTCCAGAAGACTTAAAAGGAAAAAAGATTGGTGTCATTGCACAGTCGACATATGAAGAGAGT
It encodes the following:
- a CDS encoding transporter substrate-binding domain-containing protein produces the protein MKKFTMMMLLLAVSVLVLAACGSDEEKSTESTDDTAYKLVNEGKFTFAASGVYKPFSYEEDGELTGFDIEIGNALAEKMGLEANPVTNPFETILQGLVGNKFDAIIGSMAYTKERAEQADFTEPYYYSGGMIFVAKDNDEITSPEDLKGKKIGVIAQSTYEESAKELSDDLQYYTSDVVALKDLTVKGRIDAVITADIVGFEAIENGFEIKEVDKPMWVEQPSIAVNKENPELTKALDEALKEMIEDGTYEEISDKWFGRNLLDIDLEGVELLE